In Haloarcula sp. H-GB4, a single genomic region encodes these proteins:
- a CDS encoding aminodeoxychorismate/anthranilate synthase component II gives MSGPHAGNTGDGSGPADSLAPTVLVIDNYDSFAYNLVQYVGEVVLRLGGTEDDVIVRRNDAIDVEGIQEMDPDGIVVSPGPGTPEEAGVSMPTFEELEYPTLGVCLGHQALCAANGAPVGHAEAVVHGKSSSVTHDGTGVFEDIPDSFDVGRYHSLAVDREHLPDVLTETAYTVSDEDAGAATVPESADAATADGTDESQVVMGVRHNDRPHIGVQFHPESILTDHGKTMIENFCLLCNTT, from the coding sequence ATGAGTGGTCCCCATGCCGGCAACACCGGCGATGGGAGTGGCCCGGCGGACTCGCTGGCTCCGACCGTGCTGGTCATCGACAACTACGATTCCTTCGCGTACAACCTCGTCCAGTACGTCGGCGAGGTGGTCCTCCGCCTCGGCGGGACTGAGGACGATGTCATCGTCCGGCGCAACGACGCCATTGATGTCGAAGGTATCCAGGAGATGGACCCCGACGGCATCGTCGTCTCGCCGGGGCCGGGGACGCCCGAGGAGGCGGGCGTCTCGATGCCGACATTCGAAGAGTTGGAGTACCCGACGCTGGGAGTCTGTCTCGGCCACCAGGCGCTGTGTGCGGCCAATGGTGCACCAGTCGGCCACGCCGAGGCGGTCGTCCACGGCAAATCTTCGTCGGTTACCCACGACGGTACTGGTGTGTTCGAAGATATTCCGGACTCGTTCGACGTCGGTCGCTACCACTCGCTGGCGGTCGACCGCGAGCACCTCCCCGACGTGCTGACCGAGACAGCGTACACCGTCAGTGACGAGGACGCTGGAGCCGCTACGGTACCGGAGTCAGCCGACGCTGCCACTGCCGACGGCACTGACGAGTCGCAGGTCGTCATGGGCGTCCGCCACAACGACCGCCCGCATATCGGCGTCCAGTTCCATCCCGAAAGCATCCTGACCGACCACGGAAAGACCATGATCGAGAACTTCTGCCTGCTATGCAATACCACGTAA
- a CDS encoding aminotransferase class IV → MQYHVNGTLVPEDEATVSVRDRGFMYGDAAFETLRAYGGEPFRWDAHRDRLRRTAETLGFADAVPGDLRERVDETLTANDLEEAYVRLSVTRGVQPGKLTPGSDVDPTVVVICKGLPRGGLDGERVWDEPASVQTIRTRRIPSEAVPADAKTHNYLNGILGRLELRKAAAGGEPADECLIRDTDGNLAEGATSNLFFVTDNGLRTPSTDLDLLPGVTRDVVMDIARGEDFPVETGHYSLDALRDADEAFLTNSTWEIRPIATVDGISVGSGPMTKLLQRLFDERIEERHY, encoded by the coding sequence ATGCAATACCACGTAAACGGAACGCTCGTCCCCGAGGACGAGGCGACGGTATCGGTGCGCGACCGCGGGTTCATGTACGGCGACGCGGCGTTCGAGACGCTTCGGGCCTACGGCGGCGAGCCGTTCCGGTGGGACGCCCACCGCGACCGCCTCCGGCGGACGGCCGAGACGCTGGGCTTCGCCGACGCCGTGCCCGGTGACCTCCGGGAGCGCGTTGACGAGACGCTCACGGCTAACGATCTGGAGGAGGCGTACGTCCGGCTATCTGTCACGCGGGGCGTCCAGCCCGGAAAGCTGACGCCAGGGAGCGACGTTGACCCCACAGTCGTCGTCATTTGTAAGGGACTGCCACGGGGCGGCCTTGACGGCGAGCGTGTCTGGGACGAACCGGCGTCGGTCCAGACGATCAGGACCCGGCGGATTCCCAGCGAGGCCGTCCCGGCGGACGCGAAGACGCACAACTATCTCAACGGGATTCTCGGGCGGCTGGAACTCCGGAAAGCCGCCGCCGGCGGCGAACCAGCCGACGAGTGTCTCATCCGGGACACGGATGGGAATCTGGCCGAAGGAGCGACGAGCAACCTCTTTTTCGTCACGGACAACGGTCTCCGGACACCGAGTACGGACCTCGACCTGCTACCGGGCGTTACCCGCGACGTGGTGATGGACATCGCCCGAGGCGAGGATTTCCCCGTCGAAACCGGCCACTACTCGCTCGATGCCCTGCGCGACGCCGATGAGGCGTTTCTCACGAACTCGACGTGGGAGATCCGCCCCATTGCGACCGTCGACGGCATCTCCGTGGGAAGCGGACCGATGACAAAGCTCCTCCAGCGGCTGTTCGACGAGCGAATCGAGGAGCGACACTACTGA